CTCGTCGAGCTCCCGGGGCAGGTTGCGCATGAACTGCACCATCAGGAACACGAAGAACGCCTCGGTGGCCAGGTACTTGCCGATGAGCAGCGGCACGTAGGTGTTGATGAGCTCCAGCTTCTGGAACATCACGTACTGCGGGATGAGCAGCACGTGGTAGGGCAGCAGGAGCGTGCCGATCATCAGCGAGAACAGCAGGTTCCGGCCCGCGAACCTGATCTTGGCGAACGCGTACGCGGTCAGCGAGCAGGAGACGAGGATGCCGGCGACGGAGCCGAGCGCGTAGAAGAGGGAGTTCTGGAAGAACGTCCAGATGCTGATGTCCGCTATGCCGTCGGCGAGGCCCTTGAAGTTGCCGAGGATGGGGCTGGTGGGGAACAGGTCGAGGCTGTTGATGATGTGCTTGCTCGGCTTGAACGAGGCGCCGACGACCCAGAGGACCGGGTAGAGCACGACCGCGAGGACGAGCAGGGAGCCGAGATGCCAGACGAGCGAGCCGGCCCGTCTGCGGCCGAGGCCGGCCGACTTGTACGCGGCGGGCGGGCCGGCGGGTGGGCCTGCGGGTGCGGCGGTGGGCGTGGTGGTGGCGCTCATCGGGCGTCCTCCGCGTCGTTTTCGTAATGCACCCACTTCTTCTGCGACCAGAAGAGGACGGCCGTCACGAGGGCCACGGCCAGCAGCAGCATCCAGGCCATCGCGGAGGCGAAGCCCATCTGCGCGTTCTTGAAGCCCTGCTGGTAGAGGTAGCAGGTGTAGACGAGCGTGGCGTCGGCCGGGCCGCAGTAGCTGTTGGAGACGACGTAGGCCGAGCCGAAGATCTGGAAGGAGTGGATGGTCTCCAGCAGCACGTTGAAGAAGAGCACCGGGGAAATCATCGGGAGCGTGATGCTCCAGAACCGGCGAAACGGCCCCGCGCCGTCCAGTTCGGCCGCCTCGTACAGTTCCCTGGGCACCTGCTTGAGACCGGCCAGGAAGATGACCATGGGCGCGCCGAACTGCCAGACGGTGAGCGCGACCAGGCAGTACAGGATCCAGTCGGGGTTGCCGACCCAGCCGCCGACATGGACTCCGAAGACCGACATCGTCCGGTCGACGATCGCGTCGTCGGAGAACATGGACCGCCAGACGAAGGCGATCGACACGCTCGCACCGATGAGCGAGGGCGCGTAGAAGGCCGCCCGGTAGAAGGCCTGGCCGCGCCGGCTCTGGGCGAGCAGGAGGGCGACGCCGAGCGCGAGCAGCAGCTTCAGGGGCGTGCCGATGACGACGTACTTCGCCGTCACCTCGACCGACTTCTGCCAGCGCGGATCGTCGAACATCTTCGTGAAGTTGTCGAAGCCGATCCACTTCGGACTGTTGAAGAGGTTGTAGTCGGTGAAGGCGAAGTAGAGCGACGCCACCATGGGCCCCGCCGTCAGCAGTACGAAGCCGGCGATCCACGGGGACATGAAGAGATAGCCGGCGAGGTTCTCCCGGCGCCCCCGCCGCTTGCCGACGGCGGGGGCTGCGGAGCGGGCCTTCCGGGTGGTGGGCGGAGATTCCTTGACGAGCGTCACAGTTGGTTCCCCATCAGGCGTCAGGCTTGGAAAGCGGCCTCGGACTCGTCGAAGAACTGCTTCACCGCGTCGGAGACCTTGGTCTTTCCCAGGCTCATGTCACCGGCGATGCGCAGGAACGCCGCCTCGACGGTGTCGGCGCCGGAGGGGTGCGGGGTGATCGTGCCGAGGACGCCTGACTTCGTGGTGTCGGCCTCGTACTGGGCGATCTCCTTGGCGACCGCGTCGGTCGGCTTGAACGCCGCGTACTGCTCGGTGCTGGCGAGGATGCCCCGGTCGTAGCCCATGATCCTGCCGACCTCGGGGTCGTGGACCATGAAGTCGATGAACTGGGCGACTTCCTTGGGATGCGAGGTGCGCGCGGAGGCGCTCAGCATCAGGGAGGCGAGGTACTGGCCGGTGTTCTTGCCGTCCATGGTGGGGATCGGGGCGAGGCCGTACTCGCTGTCGCCCTCGGCGGTGTAGCGGACGGTGAAGTTGTCCCAGGTGAACTCCGAGGCGGCGTGCCCGGCCGAGAGGGAGGACTTGGGGCGGTCCTGGGCGACGATCTTCGGGTCGGTGACGACTCCGGCCTTGGTGCGGTTGTAGCCGTCCTGCCACCACTCCGTCAGATCGGCCTTGTCGAAGCCGAGTCCGTCCTTGGTGAAGAACGCCTTTCCGTTCTGACGGAGATACAGGTCGTAGAGATACATGATGCTGAAGTAGCCCGTGTCCCCGGGAACCTTCGTCTTGTCATAGATGGTCTTCAGTGCCTTGAAGTAGTCGTCCCAGGTCCAGCCGGGAGCGGCCTCGACGCCCGCCTTCTGGAACGCCTTCTTGTCGATGACCAGCGCCATGGTGTTGGAGCCCACCGGAACACCGAGCTGCTTGCCGTCGACCTCGCCGACCTTGGTGACGCCCGCGCGGAAATCGTCGAGTCTCAGATTGCCCGCGTCCACCTGGGACTTGAGGTCGAGCAGGATTCCTCTCTTGTCGTACTTCCGAAGAAATCCGACGGCGTTCTGGAATACGTCCGGGGGATTTCCGCCGGCCGCCTGCGTCTGGAACTTCTCCCAGAATGCGACGTAGTCCTGGAAGTCACCCTGGACCTTGATCTTCGGGTACTTCTTCTCGAAGAGCGCGATGCTCTGGTTGATCCTCTTCGTGCGCTCCTCGGCACCCCACCACGCGTAACGGATCGTCACCGTCCCGTTCCCGGAACCGCTGTCGCCCCCGCATCCCGTCGTCGCGGCCAGCCCGAGCGTGACCGCCGTGGCTCCGGCCGCCTTCAGGATCGTTCGCCTCTCAATATTCCCGCTGGTTCCCACGGTCGGGCCCTCCCCGGAGCGTCGTTGCCGCCTGCATGAATCGTTTCAAGAAAGCGCTTGCTGGCACAAGGTACGAGGGGGCCGGGGGAGCGTCAATGATTCGGACAGGAATTTCTTGTGCGCGGCCTCTGCGAGAAGCGCGGCACTGCTGGGCGATGTTGCGTCTACTGCGGGACGAACTCGCAGGTGAGGTACGTCCGTTCGGCGCCTCGAACCGGTGACCGGCCGCTGGGGAATCGAACCGGCGGGCCGAAATCCGCCTGGGGGACGGGGGTTGCGTGGGCGATGGGGTGACGGTTGGGGTGACGGAAAGGAGTTGCCGGTGTGGAGGCAGGACAGGCGGGGCACGGCCTGACCGGCTGGCGGCTGGCGGCTGGCGGCTGGCGGCTGGCGGCTGGCGGCTGGCGGCTGGCGGCTGGCGGCTGGCGGCTGGCGGCTGGCGGACCACGGGACACCCCGGGGCGGGTGCCGAAGGGCTGCGCGACGGAGTGGCGCGAGGGGTGGGAGGAGTGTGTAGCGCCGACGGGGAGGCGCGCGATGATCGTGTCGACAGCGGGAACATCGGGCGGCCGTCGGGGCGGTTGCCAGCGACTTCTGGGCGGTTGTCAGTGACTGTCGAGCGGACGCCGGGGAGCATGCCGGCCGCACAGAACGACGGCGGCCCGTCTGCACTCTCGCAGACGGGCCGCCGTTCCGGGTGGGCGATACTGGGTTCGAACCAGTGACCTCTTCGGTGTGAACGAAGCGCTCTCCCACTGAGCTAATCGCCCGGACGCAGGAAGAACATTACCCCATGTCAGGGGGTGGCCGTGACCACTACCGACCGGCCCCCGCACCCGTGCAGACGATCAGCCGAAGGCCGCCCGAAGATCACCGGACTCGCTCTCCGAAGATCACTGGTTCTTGATCTTCCAGGGCATCTCCAGACCGAACTTCCACAGGTAGACACCCATGAGCGTGCCGATGATCACGAGGCCGATCGAGGTCAGGATGATGTTGCGGCGCCGCACCGTCGGGTCGAGTGCGCGCTGTGCCGCCTCGGTGACCTTGCGCTTGGTCCAGCGCAGCACCAGCTGGGCCCAGACGAACTCGGTCGCCCAGATCGCCATGCCGCCGAAGATCACGACCCAGCCGGGACCGGGCAGCGGCAGCATGATGATGCCGGCGACCACCACGGCGAGGCCGATCACGAAGACACCGACCTGCCAGCTCAGGTGCAGCATGCGGCGCGCCTTGACGTATTCGGGCGCCTTGGAGCCGAGCCCCTGCCCGCGATCTTCCGCCGGCGTCCCGCCCGGCTTCGACCCGTTCACCGTCACGACCGCCTCACCCGGCTCGTCACTCCCCGTATTCATACAGCCAGACCCTACCCGAGAGATTCCAGTCACCGGAATGGTGGTACTTCGCGAACGAGGCATCGGCCGGAAGAGTTACGTAAAGGCACGCAAAACACGCAGAGGGGTTTACAACGGCACCGTAGGTGGCATGTCGATTTCGCCGACGTGCGAATCCCCGAGCGCACACTGAGCGAAAGGCCCTGGCGCTTATGAACACCACGGTCAGCTGCGAGCTGCACCTGCGCCTCGTTGTGTCGAGCGAGTCCTCCCTGCCTGTCCCCGCAGGCCTGCGGTACGACACGGCCGACCCCTACGCCGTGCACGCCACCTTCCACACCGGAGCCGAGGAAACCGTCGAGTGGGTGTTCGCCCGCGACCTCCTCGCCGAGGGCCTGCACCGGCCCACGGGAACCGGCGACGTCCGTGTCTGGCCGTCGCGCAGCCACGGTCAGGGCGTCGTCTGCATCGCCCTGAGCTCTCCTGAGGGCGAGGCCCTGCTCGAAGCCCCGGCGCGGGCCCTGGAGTCCTTCCTGAAGCGGACGGACGCGGCCGTGCCACCTGGCACGGAACACCGGCATTTCGATCTCGATCAAGAGCTCTCGCACATCCTGGCGGAAAGCTAGCGCGAGGCTCACACCGAGCCGCCCGGCGCCGTCCACTCGGGGAGACGGCTCGGGCCGGTACAACCGCATAGGGCATGCGCCGACGCCGTGCCACGGGCTCCCGTGGGGCGGCGTCGGCGTGCGTGCGGCCCGTTGTGCCTGTTCGCGGCGCGTTCGACGCGTTCGGACAGCGCTCCCAGGCCTCGGGCGTCCGGGCTCCGTCGGCTTCGGACGTCCGGGCTCCGCCAGGGGTCGGGCATCCGGACTCCCCCAGGGCTGGAGTGTCCGGCACCCCGCAGGCTTCGGAGGGGCCGGTGCCCCGCAGCCTTCAGGGGCGGTGCCCCGAAGCCTTGGGGCCCGGTGCCCCGAAGCCTTGGGGCCCGGTGCCTTGAAGGCTTGGGGCCCGGTGCCTTGAAGGCTTGGGAAGCCGGTGCCCTCGAAGGCTTCGAGGGGTCCGGTTGTCCCGCCCTTTCGGTGCCTGGTGGCTGGCACGCGCGGGATCCGTGCCGCGATCGGCCGTGGTTCGACTGCCCGGTGCGGCTACCATCGGCCAGCATCGGCGGGCGCTCGCCCGACCCTCCATGCCAGGGAGCGAAACGTGCTGATCACCCATGACACCCGGTGCGCGCTCGATGTCGTGGTGGATCTGGTGAACACCGCGGCCGAGGGCGACTCGGCCCCGGACACGCTGCCGGACGTCGCCGCCCTCGCGGATTTCGTACGAAAGCACGACTTCAGTGATGTCGGTGTGCTCTCCGAGTTCGACCTGTCGGCGGTGCGCAAGGTCCGTGGGCGCTTCGCCGGGATCTTCGCGTCTACGGACCCCCGGACCGCCGCCGGACTGATCAACGAGCTGGTCGCCGCCGCCGGCACCACGCCCCAGCTCACGGACCACGACGGCTACGACTGGCATGTGCACTACTTCGCGCCCGGCGCGTCCGTCGCCGACCACCTGGCGGCCGACTGCGGGATGGCGCTGGCGTTCTTCGTGGTGGCCGGGGAGCAGGAGCGGCTGCGGCGCTGCGAGGCCCCGGACTGCCGGCGCGCCTTCGTCGACCTCTCCCGCAACCGCTCCCGCCGGTACTGCGACAGCCGCACCTGCGGCAACCGCCTCCACGTGGCCGCCTACCGGGCGCGCCGCAAGGAGGCCGCGGGCTGAGGAGCCCGTGCAGGTTCCGTCGGAATTCCTTGATGCCGACGCGGCCCCGGCGGGTGACGCCGGGGACCGCGGGTACGGCTCAGAGCAGCAGCAGATCGTGCAGCGAAGCCATGAGCAGCAGACACCCGATCACCGCAAGGAAGATCATCAGCGGTGGCTGGGAAAGGGCGAAGAGGCACCCGCGCGGCTCGTCCTTGGGCGGCGCGGCGTCGCTCTGTGTCGTGTCCAGCATCTCGCGGGCGATGATGACGCAGGTGGCACCCCCCGCGCGATCAACACGCACGGATTGAGCGGGAGTTCGCCGGATTCCGTGACGTCGGTTTCAGGCCGTGATCACTTACGTGCGCGGGCAGGCCGACTGTGTCGTTTCCATGCGAGGGCAACTGTCACGGCCGCAGGTCAGGCCGCCGTCATATGCGGGCCGCCGAAGGTGCGGACCCGCCCCCTGCGCCGTGCGTCATATGCCGTGCTTCTTGAGGATGGCCTCGATATCTCTGAAGTCGTCGGAGGCGCCGGTCGCGCGGGGTGCGGCTGCGGGTCGGGGGGCCGGGCGGGAGGCCTGGCCCAGGGAGGGGGCGGAGGCGGTGGGGGCCACGGCCTCGGGCTGTGCGGAGCGGGTCGCCGCCTTGCGCTCCTTGCCGCCGCGGCGGCGCTCCACGGCACGGGTGGTGGCGAACAGCGCCCAGGCGCCGCCGAGCACTCCGAAGCCCAGCCAGGCCGTGGGACTGAAGGCGGTGTCGGCGACCCATCCGACGATGCCGGTCATCACCAGGCCGAGCGGTACGAGGGCGTAGGCCGCGATGCGGGCGGCCGCCAGGAAGCGCTTGCGGTAGGCCGTGACCACCGCGATGCCCAGGCCGGCCACGGCGACGGCGGAACAGACTGTCTCGGCGATCATCCGGTCCTCCAGGCGTGACTCACTCGGGCAGGGCTCATACCGACTCGGCACCACGCCCGGCAGGCCGGCGCCTCGTCCCTTCCATCCTGCACCTGCGCACCCCTCGCGGGCCATCCTTCGACCCGGACATCAGGGACATCTCCGGGTCGGCTCCTTCGCAGGTGCCGCCCGCGCTCCTCCCTCGGGGGCGGGTCGGGGTCTCCGTGGCGTGCGGCCATGATCCAGGCTCCGGGTTCCGGGGTCCAGGTTCCGGATTGGGGCCGTCGGGCAGGGGCTGGAAGACTGGCGTCATGAGCGACTCGTCCCCGACCTCCTCCCCCGCCCGTCCCGCCGTCGTCCTTGACGTGTGGTGCGAGCTGCAGTGCCCGGACTGCCGTGGCGCCCTCGACGACCTGCGCGCCCTGCGCGAGCGCTACGGCGACCGGCTGGAGCTGCGGTTGCGGCACTTCCCGCTGGACAAGCACCGGCACTCCTTCGCCGCCGCGCAGTCCGCCGAGGAAGCTCTGGAGCAGGGGCAGGGGTGGCCGTACGTCGAGGCCGTGCTGGGTCGCGTGACGGAGCTGGACCGTAAGGGAGAACCCTTCCTGGTCGAGGTCGCCGGGGAACTCGGGCTCGACGCCGAGGAGTTCGACACCGCTCTGATCGACGGCCGGCACATCCTGATCGTGGACGCCGACCAGGCCGAGGGCAAGGCGATCGGCGTCACCGGGACCCCGACGTACGTCATCGGAGGCGAGCGGCTCGACGGCGGCAAGAGCCAGGAAGGACTGCGCGAGCGCGTCGAGGAGATCGCCGACCGGCTGCTGGCCGAGCAGGCGTGAGAGCGGATCCCCACAGGTCGGCTCAGAGCAGGTTCTTGTACATCGAGTAGCCCACCGGCACGTATCCCAGCGACTCGTACAGCCGCTCGGCCGGGGTGTTGTCGGCGAAGACGTTCAGGCCGAGGACCCGCTTGCCGGCCGCGATCGCCTGGGTCTCGGCCAGCAGCATCAGGGAGCGGCCGTGGCCCCGGCCGCGGAAGGGCGCTTCGGCCTCGACGTCGAACACGAACGCCTTGTCGTCGGCGAACGACACCCAGAGGAAGCCGACCCGGGTTCCTTCGTGTTCCAGGACGCTGATCAGCGTGTTCTCCGTCGCCAGGCCCCGCGGCAGCAGGAGGTCCTGGTCCCGCCGCGACTTGGCCCGCGCCTCGTCCTCGGGCACCCCGCGCTCCCACCAGTCCCGGGCGTACTCCTCGATGCC
The Streptomyces sp. NBC_01485 genome window above contains:
- a CDS encoding carbohydrate ABC transporter permease, which codes for MSATTTPTAAPAGPPAGPPAAYKSAGLGRRRAGSLVWHLGSLLVLAVVLYPVLWVVGASFKPSKHIINSLDLFPTSPILGNFKGLADGIADISIWTFFQNSLFYALGSVAGILVSCSLTAYAFAKIRFAGRNLLFSLMIGTLLLPYHVLLIPQYVMFQKLELINTYVPLLIGKYLATEAFFVFLMVQFMRNLPRELDEAARLDGCGHLRIYWSIVLPLCRPALITSAIFTFINAWNDFMGPLIYLNEPGKYTVSLGLTMFRDSDGVAANYGGLIAMSLVALLPVVLFFLAFQRYLIDGMATSGLKG
- a CDS encoding carbohydrate ABC transporter permease, whose protein sequence is MTLVKESPPTTRKARSAAPAVGKRRGRRENLAGYLFMSPWIAGFVLLTAGPMVASLYFAFTDYNLFNSPKWIGFDNFTKMFDDPRWQKSVEVTAKYVVIGTPLKLLLALGVALLLAQSRRGQAFYRAAFYAPSLIGASVSIAFVWRSMFSDDAIVDRTMSVFGVHVGGWVGNPDWILYCLVALTVWQFGAPMVIFLAGLKQVPRELYEAAELDGAGPFRRFWSITLPMISPVLFFNVLLETIHSFQIFGSAYVVSNSYCGPADATLVYTCYLYQQGFKNAQMGFASAMAWMLLLAVALVTAVLFWSQKKWVHYENDAEDAR
- a CDS encoding ABC transporter substrate-binding protein gives rise to the protein MGTSGNIERRTILKAAGATAVTLGLAATTGCGGDSGSGNGTVTIRYAWWGAEERTKRINQSIALFEKKYPKIKVQGDFQDYVAFWEKFQTQAAGGNPPDVFQNAVGFLRKYDKRGILLDLKSQVDAGNLRLDDFRAGVTKVGEVDGKQLGVPVGSNTMALVIDKKAFQKAGVEAAPGWTWDDYFKALKTIYDKTKVPGDTGYFSIMYLYDLYLRQNGKAFFTKDGLGFDKADLTEWWQDGYNRTKAGVVTDPKIVAQDRPKSSLSAGHAASEFTWDNFTVRYTAEGDSEYGLAPIPTMDGKNTGQYLASLMLSASARTSHPKEVAQFIDFMVHDPEVGRIMGYDRGILASTEQYAAFKPTDAVAKEIAQYEADTTKSGVLGTITPHPSGADTVEAAFLRIAGDMSLGKTKVSDAVKQFFDESEAAFQA
- a CDS encoding TIGR02611 family protein, coding for MNTGSDEPGEAVVTVNGSKPGGTPAEDRGQGLGSKAPEYVKARRMLHLSWQVGVFVIGLAVVVAGIIMLPLPGPGWVVIFGGMAIWATEFVWAQLVLRWTKRKVTEAAQRALDPTVRRRNIILTSIGLVIIGTLMGVYLWKFGLEMPWKIKNQ
- a CDS encoding SsgA family sporulation/cell division regulator; protein product: MNTTVSCELHLRLVVSSESSLPVPAGLRYDTADPYAVHATFHTGAEETVEWVFARDLLAEGLHRPTGTGDVRVWPSRSHGQGVVCIALSSPEGEALLEAPARALESFLKRTDAAVPPGTEHRHFDLDQELSHILAES
- a CDS encoding CGNR zinc finger domain-containing protein; the encoded protein is MLITHDTRCALDVVVDLVNTAAEGDSAPDTLPDVAALADFVRKHDFSDVGVLSEFDLSAVRKVRGRFAGIFASTDPRTAAGLINELVAAAGTTPQLTDHDGYDWHVHYFAPGASVADHLAADCGMALAFFVVAGEQERLRRCEAPDCRRAFVDLSRNRSRRYCDSRTCGNRLHVAAYRARRKEAAG
- a CDS encoding DsbA family protein, encoding MSDSSPTSSPARPAVVLDVWCELQCPDCRGALDDLRALRERYGDRLELRLRHFPLDKHRHSFAAAQSAEEALEQGQGWPYVEAVLGRVTELDRKGEPFLVEVAGELGLDAEEFDTALIDGRHILIVDADQAEGKAIGVTGTPTYVIGGERLDGGKSQEGLRERVEEIADRLLAEQA